In Candidatus Bathyarchaeia archaeon, the following are encoded in one genomic region:
- a CDS encoding DUF2096 family protein: protein MLERPASLPKELFPIPEKYIQHAWLLLADMVVDLRRRYVKVDSDIISTLRGCKILIKRLKFCGLHSTLRDESLAQLQRNLNDVLDRLINLAAREVGWKYATDWKVKIEQIANYRDFLYYYGHPDYCDLM from the coding sequence ATGCTTGAACGACCGGCATCCCTTCCTAAGGAGCTCTTTCCGATACCTGAAAAATACATCCAACACGCCTGGTTATTACTTGCAGACATGGTTGTTGACTTACGGAGACGTTATGTAAAAGTGGATTCCGACATCATATCGACGCTTCGAGGTTGCAAAATTCTCATAAAGCGCCTTAAGTTCTGTGGGCTACACTCAACCCTAAGAGATGAAAGTTTAGCGCAGCTTCAAAGGAATTTGAATGATGTGCTGGACCGCCTGATAAACCTAGCTGCAAGAGAAGTAGGTTGGAAGTATGCTACAGACTGGAAAGTAAAAATAGAACAGATTGCCAATTATAGAGATTTTCTCTACTATTACGGGCACCCGGACTATTGTGATCTGATGTAG